A region of Lycium barbarum isolate Lr01 chromosome 3, ASM1917538v2, whole genome shotgun sequence DNA encodes the following proteins:
- the LOC132630358 gene encoding uncharacterized protein LOC132630358 yields the protein MEEIGFPRRFILWILECISTVNYTILIKGETTQPFDAAKGLRQGDPISPFLLAISMEYLSRSLVGLKADPEFNFHPKCEKLGITHISFADDLLLFTRGDLSSIKALYRYFQEFSGASGLQENLGKSAVYFGGVCQASQHSILHHLGVGLGELPFKYLGIPLSTKVSILQWKPLIDKITARVSSWTAEKLSYAGRVQLVQTVLFGVQAYWAQLFIILAKVLKSIEGYCMSFIWSGTNEITKKFLVAWPRVCLPKASGGLKLINLQFGIKLQ from the coding sequence ATGGAGGAAATTGGTTTTCCAAGAAGATTTATTCTCTGGATACTGGAATGCATTAGTACTGTCAATTATACTATTCTGATCAAAGGTGAAACGACACAACCTTTTGATGCTGCTAAAGGGTTGAGGCAGGGGGACCCTATATCCCCTTTTCTCTTGGCTATATCCATGGAATACCTTAGTAGGAGTCTAGTTGGGCTGAAGGCTGATCCTGAATTCAACTTCCATCCAAAGTGTGAAAAATTGGGAATTACACACATCAGCTTTGCTGATGATCTCCTGCTCTTCACAAGGGGCGACTTGTCTTCTATTAAGGCTCTATATAGATATTTCCAGGAGTTCTCAGGAGCATCAGGATTACAGGAAAATCTAGGAAAGAGTGCAGTATATTTTGGTGGAGTTTGTCAAGCCTCACAACACTCTATTCTACATCATCTCGGAGTTGGGCTTGGAGAACTGCCTTTCAAGTATCTGGGCATTCCTTTATCAACTAAGGTTTCTATACTGCAATGGAAGCCTCTGATTGATAAAATTACTGCTAGAGTGTCCTCTTGGACTGCAGAAAAACTCTCTTATGCTGGAAGAGTACAATTAGTTCAAACTGTCCTTTTTGGTGTTCAAGCCTATTGGGCACAATTGTTTATTATCCTTGCTAAAGTTCTCAAATCGATTGAAGGTTATTGTATGAGTTTTATATGGTCTGGTACCAATGAAATTACAAAGAAGTTTCTTGTGGCTTGGCCTAGAGTCTGTTTGCCCAAAGCTTCTGGTGGGCTGAAATTAATCAATCTGCAGTTTGGAATAAAGCTGCAATAG